A genomic window from Anticarsia gemmatalis isolate Benzon Research Colony breed Stoneville strain chromosome 24, ilAntGemm2 primary, whole genome shotgun sequence includes:
- the LOC142983680 gene encoding BTB/POZ domain-containing protein KCTD9, producing the protein MKRVYVYRNKEDKNGKILAVEDTIEGLKSKISRQFELSSETFKLFLNGCEIEDVEVLRDEDKIYLSFDSEEEAVNCDRIENSMQIMNVSDNSTSQESKTVSDWITLNVGGKHFTTSRATLLAKEPLSMLARMFADDNNVYLMNPSVTDSTGAYLIDRSPEYFEPILNYLRHGNVIIDHNVNPRGVMEEAVFYGIDSMIPQLHQLIEESRSSCGSNHALTRMDVVRSIIMTSTSLELRFQGVNLSGADLNRLDLRYINFKYACLSRCNLSGANLSHCCLERADLSHANLEGAQLLGVKALCANMEGANLKGCNMEDPVGSRAIMEGVNLKGANLEGSNMAGVNLRVATLKNANLQNCDLRTAVLAGADLECCDLSGSDLHEANLRGANLKDAAFELMLTPLHMSQTIR; encoded by the exons ATGAAACGAGTTTACGTATACAGAAATAAAGAAGACAAAAATGGTAAAATTTTGGCTGTGGAAGACACGATTGAAGGACTTAAATCGAAGATATCGCGACAGTTTGAATTGAGTTcagaaacttttaaattatttttgaatggCTGTGAAATTGAAGATGTTGAAGTATTAAGAGATGAGGACAAGATTTATCTTAGTTTTGACTCAGAGGAGGAAGCTGTAAATTGTGATAGAATTGAAAATTCAATGCAAATTATGAATGTAAGTGATAATAGTACGAGTCAGGAAAGCAAGACTGTATCTGACTGGATAACGTTGAATGTTGGGGGTAAGCACTTTACAACGTCGCGGGCGACTCTTCTCGCGAAGGAGCCGCTGTCTATGCTGGCCCGAATGTTTGCAGATGACAATAATGTGTATCTTATGAACCCGAGTGTGACTGACTCTACCGGTGCCTACTTGATTGATAGAAGTCCGGAGTACTTTGAGCCTATATTGAACTACTTGAGACATGGCAATGTGATAATAGACCACAATGTTAATCCTAGAGGGGTGATGGAGGAAGCTGTTTTttatg GCATAGACTCCATGATACCGCAGCTGCATCAATTGATAGAAGAGTCCCGTAGCAGTTGTGGTTCAAACCATGCGTTAACTCGGATGGATGTTGTACGTTCTATAATAATGACTTCTACGTCTTTAGAGCTGAGGTTTCAAGGAGTTAACTTGTCCGGCGCTGACCTTAACAGGCTGGACCttaggtatattaattttaag TACGCCTGCTTATCGCGGTGCAACTTAAGCGGCGCAAACTTATCGCACTGTTGTCTTGAGCGAGCGGATCTCTCGCATGCCAACTTAGAAGGAGCTCAACTTTTAGGCGTCAAAGCCCTATGTGCCAATATGGAAG GTGCCAACTTAAAAGGCTGTAATATGGAGGATCCAGTAGGATCTAGAGCTATTATGGAAGGGGTGAACTTGAAAG GTGCAAATCTAGAAGGTAGTAACATGGCGGGCGTTAATTTGCGAGTGGCAACACTTAAGAACGCCAACTTACAAAACTGTGATCTTAGGACGGCTGTCCTAGCCGGAGCTGATTTAGAG tgttGTGATCTGTCGGGCAGTGATCTCCACGAAGCTAATCTACGAGGTGCCAATTTAAAAGACGCGGCTTTCGAACTTATGCTTACTCCCCTACACATGTCCCAGACAatcagataa